TATTATCTTTGTTGAACTGTAAATAAGAGCAATTCCAACCGCCATGAACGCATACATGCCTCCGGACGTTAATCCTGAAAATGTGGCTTGGAGCATTTCAACCATTTGTTCTATCCCCTTTCCCCGAAAAAATCGTTTTCTATTTAGCTACTTCCCATTTACCCCAGACCACTTATATACGATTTCCCATTTACCCCGTACCACCCTATATACGATGACGCTCCCATGATCAGGGCTATGATTCGTACTTGAGTAGTTGAAAATGCCGCCAACGCCGATATAGTTGGTCGTTTTTTCAATCGCATCTCTGATTTTGTTTTTATCCGGCCCCGCCTTCTCCAAAGCAGCTACTAAAATATGAATAGCATCATAGGCATTGGCGCCAAACATGATCGGTTTCTGCCCATACTTCTTAAGAAAGTCGCTTTGATACCTTACTATAACAGGTTTCTGCCTGTCGCCATCGGGTAGAGATGCAGCATCTATAAATTTATAAGTAACTCCCGTATGACCCTCTATAGTTCCTTCCGCATCCTTAAGGAAAGCATCTTGAACACAACCCATACTTCTCATAACCGGAATGGAAAGCCCGACCTGCTTGATGTTGCGGCTGAGAATTACCGATGGTCTAAGGTGTGTGAATTCAAATAACGCCTGCGCTCCGCTGTTTCTGACTTTTGCAACTGTAGGTGTCATATCATTATCCATGGTGCCAACCTTCTCTTTCACAACTATCTCAATTCCCATCCCGGGTGCAGTTTTTTCAATTGCCTCCAATCCAGCTTCTCCATACCCGTCTTGGGATGTAATCACGGCTATCTTTGTAAGACCCTTTGCTTTAAAATATTGCAGAGATTTTTCTACGGTCTCCACATCTGAGATTGGTGTTTTAAAAACATACTTTCTGATAGGCACCACAACTTTTGAGGTCAAAGTTGGCATTATCGTTGGTATTTTGTTTTGTTCCGCTATGTTCACCGCTGCTGTAGCCTCAACACTTGTGGTCGGGCCCACAATGGCAAGCACTCTATCCTTCTTTATCAGTCTGTTGAACACCTGAACCGTCACATCAGGTTTGTTCTCTGTATCATAATATACAACCTCAACGAGATTACCATTGATGCCACCCTTGGCATTGACCTGATCGACTACCATCATAACGGTTTTCTTACCAACCTCACCCATGTAGGCAGCAGGACCTGACAAGGGCCCACACCAGCCGATTTTGTAAGGCTCTTTTCCAAATGCAGAAAAGGAAATCGTCAGAAGAAATAGAACTATCAAAACCGATTTTAAAACACTGTGCTTTTTCATTAATAACCCCCTATATAAATTTATTTTTGCAATCTACGAAAACCAAACAGCATACTAGGTTTCCTGACTCTTTATGTCGGCACTAGCAGTTTAGCAAGTTCACTCATATCTTTCTTTTTCTCAAGTTCGCTAATAAATTCAACAATACGAGAAATATTGGTTTCAGAAAAAACCCTATCGGAATATTTCGTGCATTTTATAAACTTGTTTACACATTCATCCATTGTTATGGGGTTTTTAGGATTTCCTTTTGGAAATTGCGTTTTCCTTAACAGCTCCTTACCCTCCTTAGTCTTCAGTATCATAACGGTTGAACCTATGACTAAATCCGTCTGACAACTGTTGTCAATGACAGGCGTGATACGTTTTGCAATACTGAGAATTTTTTCATCTGTGATTGCATCCTCCTTTAGTTCATCAATAAAGAAATCCCTTTTTACTAGAGAAG
This window of the Pseudomonadota bacterium genome carries:
- a CDS encoding ABC transporter substrate-binding protein, encoding MKKHSVLKSVLIVLFLLTISFSAFGKEPYKIGWCGPLSGPAAYMGEVGKKTVMMVVDQVNAKGGINGNLVEVVYYDTENKPDVTVQVFNRLIKKDRVLAIVGPTTSVEATAAVNIAEQNKIPTIMPTLTSKVVVPIRKYVFKTPISDVETVEKSLQYFKAKGLTKIAVITSQDGYGEAGLEAIEKTAPGMGIEIVVKEKVGTMDNDMTPTVAKVRNSGAQALFEFTHLRPSVILSRNIKQVGLSIPVMRSMGCVQDAFLKDAEGTIEGHTGVTYKFIDAASLPDGDRQKPVIVRYQSDFLKKYGQKPIMFGANAYDAIHILVAALEKAGPDKNKIRDAIEKTTNYIGVGGIFNYSSTNHSPDHGSVIVYRVVRGKWEIVYKWSGVNGK